One window of Meiothermus sp. CFH 77666 genomic DNA carries:
- a CDS encoding sugar ABC transporter substrate-binding protein — MKKLWLAFLLLMGMGLALAQQVRIVVVSHGQASDPFWSVVKNGVDAAARETGARVEYRAPETFDMVRMSQLIDAAVASRPNAIVVSIPDGKALERSIRAAVRAGIPVVSMNSGSDVAESLGVLVHVGQTEYEAGLGAGQRMKAAGVKNAICINQEVGNVALDLRCKGFFDGLGIKANVIPVKIGDPTGIRNAVAAALQKDPSIDGVLTLGPTAAEPVLQALEGRRGITFGTFDLSPAVLTALSQKRMAFAIDQQQWLQGYLPIIILNNYVKYGLLPANKVVMTGPGFVTPENAAQVVDLSKKGIR, encoded by the coding sequence ATGAAGAAGCTCTGGCTGGCGTTTCTGTTGTTAATGGGTATGGGCCTGGCTCTGGCCCAACAGGTGCGAATCGTGGTGGTTTCCCATGGGCAGGCGTCCGACCCCTTCTGGTCGGTGGTGAAGAACGGGGTGGACGCGGCGGCTAGGGAAACTGGCGCTCGAGTGGAATACCGTGCCCCCGAGACCTTCGACATGGTGCGGATGTCTCAGCTCATTGATGCGGCGGTAGCCTCGAGGCCCAACGCCATCGTGGTCTCGATTCCCGATGGGAAGGCCCTCGAGCGCTCCATTCGGGCCGCCGTGCGGGCGGGTATTCCAGTGGTTTCCATGAACTCCGGCTCGGATGTGGCTGAGAGCCTGGGGGTGCTGGTGCATGTGGGCCAGACCGAGTATGAGGCCGGACTAGGCGCGGGCCAGCGCATGAAGGCCGCCGGGGTAAAGAATGCCATCTGCATCAACCAGGAAGTGGGTAATGTGGCCCTCGACCTGCGCTGCAAGGGCTTCTTCGATGGGCTCGGCATCAAGGCCAACGTGATCCCGGTCAAGATCGGCGACCCCACAGGCATCCGCAATGCAGTGGCCGCTGCATTGCAAAAAGACCCCAGCATTGATGGAGTACTAACCCTGGGCCCGACCGCCGCCGAGCCGGTGCTGCAGGCATTGGAAGGCCGCCGGGGGATCACATTCGGCACCTTCGACCTCTCCCCCGCGGTACTGACTGCACTTTCGCAAAAGAGAATGGCTTTCGCCATTGACCAACAGCAATGGTTACAGGGCTATCTGCCTATCATTATCCTCAACAACTACGTCAAATATGGGCTTCTGCCAGCCAACAAAGTGGTCATGACCGGGCCGGGCTTCGTCACCCCGGAGAACGCTGCGCAGGTGGTGGATCTCTCCAAGAAGGGCATTCGCTAA
- a CDS encoding ABC transporter permease encodes MAIKVQDERLQPVGLWRRLLLRPELGSIAGLIVVFGFFAIVAGNSGFLTWAGTRNYLEVAAQLGILASAVALLMIAGEFDLSVSSMIGVAAISMAILANPSYGNLSLGLAILITLFFALGIGYLNGYLVLRTGLPSFIVTLAMMFILAGANIGFTKLITKLTIVSGLNDKIAADPIARLFTGELLGLPAAVWWWLGVTVVLSYVLLHTPFGNWIFGAGGDANAARNVGVPVSRVKITLFMLTAAMATLLATIQVMGLGSANVLQGQGKELEAIAASVIGGCLLTGGYGSVIGAGIGALILAIVQQGIVYTNIDLDWFKVMVGGMILGAVILNNYLRKLSMQVRR; translated from the coding sequence ATGGCGATCAAAGTGCAGGACGAGCGATTGCAGCCCGTGGGTCTGTGGCGGCGGCTCTTGCTTCGCCCGGAGCTTGGTTCCATCGCCGGTCTTATTGTGGTGTTCGGGTTTTTTGCGATTGTGGCAGGAAATAGCGGCTTCCTGACCTGGGCGGGTACGCGTAACTACCTCGAGGTCGCTGCACAGCTTGGCATTCTGGCCTCGGCAGTAGCCCTCCTGATGATTGCCGGGGAGTTCGACCTTTCGGTCAGTTCGATGATTGGTGTGGCGGCCATCAGCATGGCCATTCTGGCCAACCCCAGCTACGGCAATCTGTCTTTGGGGCTGGCCATCCTGATTACCCTGTTTTTTGCTCTTGGGATCGGCTACCTCAACGGTTACTTGGTGCTGCGCACGGGTCTGCCCAGCTTCATCGTCACTCTGGCCATGATGTTCATCCTGGCGGGGGCCAACATCGGCTTTACCAAGCTCATCACCAAGCTGACCATCGTCTCCGGACTCAACGATAAAATCGCAGCCGACCCCATTGCCCGGCTCTTCACCGGTGAGCTTCTGGGTTTGCCTGCTGCGGTCTGGTGGTGGCTGGGGGTTACGGTGGTGCTGAGCTACGTGTTGCTGCACACCCCCTTTGGTAACTGGATTTTTGGTGCTGGGGGCGACGCCAACGCGGCCCGCAACGTGGGGGTGCCGGTGAGCCGAGTCAAGATTACCCTCTTCATGCTTACCGCAGCCATGGCCACCCTGCTGGCGACCATCCAGGTGATGGGCCTGGGCTCGGCCAACGTGCTCCAGGGGCAGGGTAAAGAGCTAGAGGCGATTGCCGCCTCGGTAATTGGGGGTTGCCTGCTTACGGGCGGATATGGCTCGGTAATCGGAGCTGGGATAGGGGCCCTCATCCTGGCCATCGTGCAGCAGGGCATCGTGTACACCAACATCGACCTGGACTGGTTCAAGGTGATGGTGGGGGGCATGATCCTGGGCGCGGTGATCCTGAACAACTACCTGCGCAAGCTCTCCATGCAGGTGCGGAGGTGA
- a CDS encoding NAD(P)H-dependent glycerol-3-phosphate dehydrogenase, protein MPSSVILPKLESSKTGEGSLEPIAVIGAGAWGTALALLASSKGIPVYLWARRAQHAQAMQEERQNREYLPGVLFPESLHPTADAEEALQKARFAVVAVPSKAFRETLALLPEAPAYVSVTKGLQFADHHLLRMSQVIEEITGVGQIAVLSGPNLADEIARFLPAAAVVASRDPELALEVQQVFSGASFRVYTSSDVVGVELGGALKNVIALAAGMVDGLKLGDNAKAALITRGLREIIKFGVAQGASEATFMGLSGLGDLIATASSPLSRNRSAGERIVKGETMAHLEAQKSVVEGIYTVKALHAWDQETGADLPITEAVYRVVFEGADPMQELSRLMGRETKSE, encoded by the coding sequence ATGCCCAGCTCGGTAATCCTTCCAAAGCTCGAGTCGTCCAAAACCGGGGAAGGTTCCCTCGAGCCCATCGCGGTAATCGGCGCGGGGGCGTGGGGTACGGCGCTGGCCCTGCTGGCTTCCTCCAAAGGCATTCCGGTTTATCTGTGGGCAAGGCGGGCCCAGCACGCCCAGGCCATGCAAGAGGAGCGGCAAAACCGTGAATACCTGCCGGGAGTGCTCTTCCCCGAAAGCCTCCATCCCACCGCCGACGCCGAAGAAGCCCTGCAAAAAGCCCGCTTCGCGGTGGTGGCGGTTCCCTCCAAGGCTTTTCGGGAAACACTGGCTTTGCTGCCCGAGGCTCCTGCTTATGTTTCGGTTACCAAAGGCCTGCAGTTTGCCGACCATCACCTCCTGCGCATGAGCCAGGTTATTGAAGAAATTACCGGGGTGGGCCAGATTGCAGTGCTCTCGGGGCCCAATCTGGCCGATGAAATCGCCCGCTTCCTGCCCGCTGCAGCCGTGGTGGCTTCCCGCGACCCTGAGCTGGCCTTAGAGGTGCAGCAGGTATTCTCTGGAGCCAGCTTTCGGGTCTACACCTCCTCGGATGTGGTGGGGGTAGAACTGGGGGGAGCCCTCAAAAACGTAATAGCCCTGGCTGCGGGCATGGTGGATGGCTTGAAGCTGGGCGATAATGCCAAGGCCGCCCTCATCACCCGCGGCTTGCGCGAAATCATCAAGTTCGGAGTGGCCCAAGGAGCCAGCGAGGCCACTTTCATGGGTTTGTCGGGCTTGGGCGACCTGATCGCGACTGCCAGCAGCCCCCTCTCGCGCAACCGCAGCGCAGGGGAACGCATCGTCAAAGGCGAGACCATGGCCCACCTGGAAGCGCAAAAATCGGTGGTCGAAGGCATCTACACGGTTAAGGCCCTCCATGCCTGGGATCAGGAAACCGGGGCCGACCTGCCCATCACTGAGGCTGTGTATCGGGTGGTTTTCGAGGGGGCCGACCCAATGCAAGAGTTGTCACGTTTGATGGGACGTGAGACAAAGTCCGAGTGA